A genomic region of Eucalyptus grandis isolate ANBG69807.140 chromosome 5, ASM1654582v1, whole genome shotgun sequence contains the following coding sequences:
- the LOC120294029 gene encoding cysteine-rich receptor-like protein kinase 25, with amino-acid sequence MQQFPVAKQVNALNVTEDPSGFFQLLNETMDDVLRRAPSSGSGKKVAAAETEFVGSQRLYTLAECTPDLTASDCGTCLRSAIARLRPETPGGKVFTPSCNVRFEVYSFYDPDLVTVVTVAAPPPVRLLSPPAQVTAPKGRSNKSTLIITAIAVPVGVLVVFLSLASCFVWRKGTTTHELVQEEAGTNKITNEEPSQYDLATIQAATNNFFRQNKLGEGGFGEVFQVANLQHRNLVRLLEYCLEGEEKLLVFEFVPHKSLDYFLYDPEKNMQLDWLKRYKIAWGIARGMHYLHEDSRLRIIHRDLKASNILLDSDWNPRISDFGIARIFGVDQTHASTNKIAGTLGYMPPEYVRNGKFSIKSDVYSFGVLLLEIITGKKNDHFCQSDGGEDLASYCH; translated from the exons ATGCAACAATTCCCTGTGGCGAAGCAGGTGAACGCTTTGAACGTCACAGAGGACCCATCAGGGTTCTTTCAACTCCTGAATGAAACCATGGACGATGTACTGCGGAGGGCCCCGAGCAGTGGATCGGGGAAGAAAGTGGCCGCCGCAGAGACTGAGTTCGTGGGCTCGCAACGGCTGTACACGCTCGCGGAGTGCACGCCCGATTTGACCGCATCGGACTGCGGCACATGCCTTCGGTCGGCGATAGCTCGTCTCCGTCCGGAAACGCCAGGAGGAAAGGTATTTACTCCGAGCTGCAACGTGAGGTTTGAGGTCTACTCCTTTTACGACCCCGACTTGGTGACTGTGGTGACGGTGGCAGCGCCCCCACCGGTCcggcttctttctcctcctgcTCAGGTGACTGCACCTAAAG GAAGAAGCAATAAATCCACATTGATAATCACTGCCATTGCAGTTCCCGTTGGCGTACTTGtagtgtttctctctcttgcttcttGTTTCGTTTGGAGGAAAGGGACCACGACCCATGAGCTCGTCCAAGAAGAAGCCG GCACGAATAAAATTACAAATGAGGAACCCTCGCAATATGATTTAGCTACAATACAAGCTGCTACAAACAATTTCTTTCGTCAAAACAAGTTGGGTGAAGGTGGATTTGGTGAAGTTTTTCAG GTAGCAAATCTTCAACATCGAAACCTTGTGCGGCTACTCGAATATTGTttagagggagaagaaaagctacttgtttttgaatttgtgcCTCATAAAAGTCTAGACTACTTTTTGTATG ATCCTGAGAAAAATATGCAATTGGATTGGTTAAAGCGTTATAAGATAGCATGGGGAATAGCTCGAGGAATGCACTATCTACATGAAGATTCCCGACTTCGGATTATTCATCGTGACCTAAAAGCAAGCAATATCTTGTTAGATAGTGACTGGAACCCAAGGATTTCAGATTTTGGTATAGCCAGGATTTTTGGAGTTGATCAAACTCATGCAAGCACTAATAAAATCGCGGGGACTTT GGGTTATATGCCTCCGGAATATGTAAGGAATGGCAAATTCTCCATTAAATCCGATGTCTATAGTTTTGGTGTCCTACTTCTAGAGATCATCActggaaagaagaatgatcATTTCTGCCAATCAGATGGGGGTGAAGATCTAGCTAGCTATTGTCACTGA